From Mytilus edulis chromosome 8, xbMytEdul2.2, whole genome shotgun sequence, one genomic window encodes:
- the LOC139484383 gene encoding uncharacterized protein encodes MEAKKDKILSKRGDSYKLVLTKEYKHKASIYVFNYKISLKDEKQETFTNAFEHMVDYSIKDYPNGRIKIVPIHEIIITKHKSWPIRTYNTVKKLFMDQMERLLNSAEELNLEEVIFEVTVIPNRKGKGKALKILDVINKRSIIKIKNDDTICLSRAIVTSLASNKLLENFTNSQLKHIKEGRPLQKRVAEDLHEQSGVEIKEEGNNLDDLKAFENYLNIRIIVFTSNSTEYIVYNGNEEYNEQIYLYYHDEHFDTITNITGFLAKRRFCKVCLIGYTEQHTCKDNTVTTIRKQHICDKCNKTYTGKNHKCGEKICLICYEKYTESNEEHLCYMKPSVPKQVKNNKYIYFDFEANQETGIHIMNFCIAYDLENIYCFKNNYVKVFKCDFNIDNLNLLELDIDDCFSDVEKIPFREYETPIGNSVIDNFCKYFIRDKFKDYTFISHYGKGYDMQPILGWIIKNKIEHSIISSGLKLTFIVIKGINLRFIDSINFTLCGLAAFPKTFGFVGNKGYFPHYFNTTENQKYKGIYPNKEYFGYNTMTIKNKELFDEWYNKVKEKEFKFNKEILYYCLLDVLILAKGCTLYRKLFLNITNNCIDPFQYITIAQCCTKIFKTLMLTNETIGIHKKMTIKEVHSQKSIQWLEYISLEYNIMIQHAKRGGEKKLFINNKCYKVDGYYYDRENKMRNVYEFFGCYWHGCPKCYSPEEICKKDRNKKTMKELYNETKERLKIIKDNLKPNVKIHTIWECEFDQQKYPEVDPHLKPIDKRDAFYGGRTETIQLYNNLSDLKGRYVDFCSLYPSVNKYCKYPIGHPITYTDISVDDYIKNNYFGIMKCKILPPKGLYHPVLPYKQSTSDNTHKLLFGLCRTCMNKISFKCKHIDASSDPTLNKHDKIHEIKRCKECKNIKNEKCIHSDEERVIVGTWSTIEIDKAIEKGYKLQKIYELEHFEKTSTDIFKLYVDTFMKYKQEASGCKCDPKYCKNDCKNDKECKTKIQYIIDNTAYDLDIDKVKYNSGLRFIAKICLNNLWGHFGMRDNFTQKEYCFTLEHITKIVFNEKYKDISTMILDEDIVLTEYKNKEEYSKPNPSVNVYIALFTTAHARLKLYELLDILQERVLYMDTDSCIYNDDGSEACKKIESMMGNKLGDLTDEIVSKHNANHIKQFISAGPKDYSMKLDTEKLVSCCKGFRLNAEVEKKITLDKKIKIVTDENEKYETVKYNNIKVGKDHQLKSVKQVKAYDYMFDKRMVYCENENLIRSFPYGY; translated from the coding sequence atggaggcaaaaaaggataaaattttaTCCAAGCGAGGAGATTCATATAAACTTGTTTTGACAAAAGAATATAAACATAAAGCaagtatttatgtatttaattataaaattagtctaaaggatgaaaaacaagaaacatttacAAATGCTTTTGAACACATGGTAGACTATTCCATAAAAGATTACCCTAATGGAAGAATTAAAATAGTACCTATTCATGAAATCATAATTACTAAACATAAAAGCTGGCCTATAAGAACATATAATACAGTTAAAAAGTTATTCATGGATCAAATGGAAAGATTATTAAATAGTGCTGAAGAATTAAATTTAGAAGAAGTTATTTTTGAAGTTACTGTTATCCCTAATAGAAAAGGAAAAGGTAAAGCTTTAAAAATATTAGATGTCATAAATAAAAGaagtattatcaaaataaaaaatgatgatacaATATGTTTATCAAGGGCAATTGTAACTTCTTTAGCTTCAAACAAGTTGTTAGAAAATTTTACAAACTCACAATTAAAACACATTAAAGAGGGTAGACCATTACAAAAAAGAGTTGCTGAAGATTTACATGAACAATCAGGAGTAGAAATAAAAGAAGAAGGTAATAATTTAGATGatttaaaagcttttgaaaattatcttaatattaggataattgtttttacatCAAATAGTAcagaatatattgtatataatggTAATGAAGAATataatgaacaaatatatttatattatcatgatGAACACTTTGACactataacaaatataacaggaTTTTTAGCTAAACGTAGGTTTTGTAAAGTATGTTTAATTGGTTATACTGAACAACATACATGCAAAGATAACACAGTAACAACTATcagaaaacaacatatttgtgataaatgtaacaaaacatatACAGGCAAAAATCACAAATGTggtgaaaaaatatgtttaatttgttatgaaaaatacaCGGAAAGTAATGAAGAACACTTATGTTATATGAAACCATCAGtaccaaaacaagtaaaaaataataaatatatatattttgattttgaagcaaatcaagaaaCAGGAATACATATAATGAATTTTTGTATAGCTTAcgatttagaaaatatttattgttttaaaaataactatgtaaaagtatttaaatgtgatttcaatattgataatttaaacttgttagaATTAGACATAGATGATTGTTTTAGTGATGTAGAAAAAATTCCCTTTAGGGAATATGAAACCCCTATAGGAAATTCTGTAATAGAcaacttttgtaaatatttcataagagACAAATTTAAAGACTACACTTTTATTTCACATTATGGAAAAGGTTATGATATGCAACCGATTTTAGGAtggataataaaaaataaaattgaacatagTATTATTTCTTCAGgattaaaattaacatttatagttATTAAAGGAATAAATTTAAGATTCATAGATTCTATAAATTTTACATTATGTGGATTAGCTGCTTTCCCAAAAACATTTGGATTTGTGGGTAACAAAGGTTATTTTCCACATTATTTTAATACAACAGAGAATCAAAAATATAAGGGAATTTATCCTAATAAAGAATATTTTGGTTATAATACTAtgacaattaaaaataaagaattatttgatGAATGGTATAATaaagttaaagaaaaagaatttaaattcaataaagaaatattGTATTATTGTCTATTGGATGTTTTAATTCTTGCCAAAGGTTGTAccttatatagaaaattatttttaaatataaccaatAATTGTATCGATCCATTTCAATATATTACAATTGCTCAATgttgtacaaaaatatttaaaacattaatgttGACAAATGAAACAATTGGAATTCACAAAAAGATGACAATTAAAGAAGTACATTCACAAAAATCAATACAATGGTTAGAGTATATTTCTTTAGAATATAATATAATGATTCAACATGCTAAAAGAGGAGGTGAAAAGAAattattcattaataataaatgttataaagTCGATGGTTATTATTATGATAGAGAAAATAAAATGcgtaatgtttatgaattttttggATGTTATTGGCATGGATGTCCAAAATGTTATAGTCCTGAAGAAATATGcaaaaaagatagaaataaaaaaactatgaaagagttatataatgaaactaaagaaagacttaaaattattaaagataaTCTAAAACCAAATGTAAAAATTCATACAATATGGGAATGTGAGTTTGATCAACAAAAATATCCTGAAGTTGATCCACATTTAAAACCTATTGATAAAAGAGATGCATTTTATGGAGGAAGAACAGAAACTATTCAATTATACAATAATCTTTCTGATTTAAAAGGTAGATATGTAGATTTTTGTTCTCTGTATccatcagtaaataaatattgtaaatatcctATAGGACATCCTATTACATATACAGATATTTCTGTAgatgattatataaaaaataattatttcggaataatgaaatgtaaaatattaccaCCTAAAGGATTGTATCACCCTGTTTTACCTTATAAACAATCAACTAGTGATAATACACATAAATTACTTTTTGGATTATGTAgaacatgtatgaataaaatatcttttaaatgtaAACACATAGATGCGTCAAGCGATCCTactttaaataaacatgataaaatacatgaaataaaaagatgtaaagaatgtaaaaatattaaaaatgaaaaatgtatacattCTGATGAGGAAAGAGTTATAGTAGGTACATGGTCTACAATAGAAATAGATAAAGCAATAGAAAAAggttataaattacaaaaaatatatgaactagaacattttgaaaaaacatCAACagatatatttaaactttatgtagatacgtttatgaaatataaacaagaagCTTCAGGATGTAAATGTGAtcctaaatattgtaaaaatgattgtaaaaacgataaagaatgtaaaacaaaaatacaatacattatAGATAATACTGCTTATGATCTAGATATTGACAAAGTTAAGTACAATTCAGGATTAAGATTTATagctaaaatatgtttaaataatttatggGGACATTTTGGTATGAGagataattttacacaaaaagaaTATTGTTTTACTTTAGAACATATAACTAAAAtagtatttaatgaaaaatataaagatataagtactatgatattagatgaagatattgttttaacagaatataaaaataaagaagaatacTCTAAACCTAATCCAAGTGTAAATGTTTATATAGCTTTGTTTACAACAGCACATGCTAGATTAAAATTATACGAACTATTGGATATTCTACAAGAAAGAGTTTTATACATGGATACAGATTCTTGTATTTATAATGATGATGGTTCTGAAGCTTGTAAAAAGATAGAAAGTATGATGGGAAATAAATTAGGAGATTTAACAGATGAAATTGTTTCAAAACATAACGCtaatcatataaaacaatttatatctgCTGGTCCAAAAGATTATTCTATGAAACTAGATACAGAAAAACTAGTTAGCTGTTGTAAAGGTTTTAGATTAAATGCTGAAGTAGAAAAAAAGATTacattagataaaaaaataaaaatagttactgatgaaaatgaaaaatatgaaactgttaaatataataatataaaagtagGAAAAGATCATCAACTTAAATCAGTTAAACAAGTTAAAGCTTATGATTATATGTTTGATAAAAGAATGGTATattgtgaaaatgaaaatttaattagAAGTTTTCCTTatggatattaa
- the LOC139484384 gene encoding uncharacterized protein, with amino-acid sequence MNSTNTVVNLSSVVLSETETKVLSKGLNFCPTPGKIDSILLEDDLDKLERSLRIKEYFSKDNTKSSTDSDTSDLDSDDDQEDVDIPRFRKKSSWIPKPSKCATLEHIIDKIKSDVTNLSTATSQKFNNLSSEENEAVRLLKNRDDIIIKPADKGSAVVVMDRCDYIQEAERQLSDERFYKKLDSDPTPQFNTEITTNLKNMCEQGHIDETTFKYLKPEKSNPGRFYLLPKIHKVNNPGRPIVSANDHPTEKRSEFIDFHLRPHVENLPSYIQDTTHYLKKMESLNPLPPETILFSLDVTSLYTKIPHDDGIEACREVWNSRNTLHPPTECLIQLLTLVLKCNNFTFNGEHFLQVNGTAMGTKMAPSYANIFMGKLEQRILNSFLYQPLSWFRFIDDTDMKWDKRLSRA; translated from the coding sequence ATGAACTCTACAAACACTGTAGTCAATTTGTCTTCAGTAGTTTTGTCGGAGACCGAAACAAAGGTACTGTCAAAAGGTCTTAATTTTTGTCCCACGCCGGGCAAAATAGATTCTATACTCTTGGAAGATGACCTAGACAAGTTAGAAAGATCCCTCAGAATTAAGGAATATTTTTCTaaagacaacacaaaaagttccACTGATAGTGACACAAGTGATCTCGACTCAGATGACGACCAAGAAGATGTCGATATTCCCAGATTCAGGAAAAAAAGTTCATGGATTCCTAAACCCAGTAAATGTGCTACTTTAGAACATattattgacaaaattaaatcCGACGTAACAAATCTGTCCACTGCTACTTCCCAAAAATTCAACAATTTATCTTCTGAAGAAAACGAAGCTGTGCGGTTACTTAAAAACAGAGACGACATTATAATTAAACCAGCAGATAAAGGTAGCGCTGTTGTCGTCATGGACAGATGTGACTACATTCAAGAGGCGGAACGTCAACTCTCTGATGAGAGATTCTATAAGAAATTAGACTCTGACCCCACCCCTCAATTTAACACAGAGATCACCACAAACCTGAAAAACATGTGTGAACAGGGACACATTGATGAAAccacatttaaatatctaaaaccGGAAAAATCAAATCCGGGGCGTTTCTATCTTCTGCCCAAAATACATAAAGTCAATAATCCAGGTAGACCAATTGTTTCCGCCAATGACCACCCTACAGAAAAAAGATCAGAATTTATTGACTTTCATCTCCGACCACACGTAGAAAATTTACCATCATATATTCAAGACACAACacattatcttaaaaaaatgGAATCTTTGAACCCTCTCCCACCTGAAACGATCCTTTTCTCGCTTGATGTTACCTCCCTCTATACTAAAATCCCCCATGACGATGGTATAGAAGCCTGTAGGGAAGTCTGGAACTCTCGTAACACCTTACATCCACCAACTGAATGTCTCATCCAGCTTCTTACTTTGGTATTAAAATGCAATAACTTCACATTCAATGGTGAGCACTTTCTCCAAGTTAATGGAACAGCAATGGGAACAAAGATGGCCCCGTcttatgccaatatttttatggGGAAATTAGAACAGAGAATTCTCAATTCTTTTCTTTATCAACCCCTCTCTTGGTTCCGATTTATTGACGATACTGACATGAAGTGggacaagaggctctcaagagcctga